A single Triticum dicoccoides isolate Atlit2015 ecotype Zavitan chromosome 2A, WEW_v2.0, whole genome shotgun sequence DNA region contains:
- the LOC119357708 gene encoding NADH dehydrogenase [ubiquinone] 1 alpha subcomplex subunit 6-like: protein MAFTMRAVKVPPNSASMAEARHRVFDFFRDACRAIPSIMEIYNLDDVVTPAQLRASISQQIRKNQGSFLYHCNGTTMPGKHFYLPQSDCTSLLICSDLRANKQVIDMLLFNGMEELNNITEHAKQRHHIIGQYVVGHKGLVQDLEKDQGSSEFLKKFYTSNY from the exons ATGGCGTTCACCATGCGCGCGGTGAAGGTTCCGCCGAACTCGGCGTCGATGGCGGAGGCGCGGCACCGCGTGTTCGACTTCTTCAGGGACGCCTGCCGCGCCATCCCCTCCATCATGGAGATCTACAACCTCGACGACGTCGTGACCCCCGCCCAGCTCCGCGCCAGCATATCCCAGCAGATCCGGAAGAACCAGGGC TCATTCTTATATCACTGTAATGGCACCACAATGCCAGGAAAGCATTTCTATCTCCCTCAATCTGACTGTACATCTCTGCTGATTTGTTCTGACTTGCGTGCGAACAAACAGGTCATTGATATGCTTCTCTTCAATGGGATGGAGGAGCTGAACAACATCACCGAGCATGCGAAGCAGCGCCACCACATCATTGGGCAATACGTGGttggccacaaggggctggtgcaggaCCTGGAAAAGGACCAAGGGAGCTCCGAGTTCCTGAAGAAATTCTACACCAGCAACTACTAG